One segment of Eriocheir sinensis breed Jianghai 21 chromosome 69, ASM2467909v1, whole genome shotgun sequence DNA contains the following:
- the LOC126988512 gene encoding uncharacterized protein LOC126988512 isoform X8: MWYWCAGYPFTGSLVTYTPRSFSASVVDSGVFPMRYWCAGYPFTGSLVTYTPRSFSASVVDSGVFPMWYWCAGYPFTGSLVTYTPRSFSASVVDSGVFPMWYWCAGYPFTGSLVTCTPRSFTASMVDSGVFPMWYWCAGYPFTGSLVTHTPRSFTASVVDSGVFPMWYWCAGYPFTGSLVTCTPRSFSASVVDSGVFPMWYWCAGYPFTGSLVTYTPRSFTASVVDSGVFPMWYWCAGYPFTGSLVTCTPRSFTASVVDSGVFPMWYWCAGYPFTGSLVTYTPRSMVDSGVLPMWYWCAGYPFTGSLVDDYLAACSTFNNL, translated from the exons atgtggtattggtgtgctggatatcccttcactggtagcctggtaacatacactcccag gtctttctctgcctctgtggtggatagtggagtgtttcccatgaggtattggtgtgctggatatcccttcactggtagcctggtaacatacactcccaggtctttctctgcctctgtggtggatagtggagtgtttcccatgtggtattggtgtgctggatatcccttcactggtagcctggtaacatacactcccag gtctttctctgcctctgtggtggatagtggagtgtttcccatgtggtattggtgtgctggatatcccttcactggtagcctggtaacatgcactcccaggtctttcactGCCTccatggtggatagtggagtgtttcccatgtggtattggtgtgctggatatcccttcactggtagcctggtaacacacactcccaggtctttcactgcctctgtggtggatagtggagtgtttcccatgtggtattggtgtgctggatatcccttcactggtagcctggtaacatgcactcccag gtctttctctgcctctgtggtggatagtggagtgtttcccatgtggtattggtgtgctggatatcccttcactggtagcctggtaacatacactcccaggtctttcactgcctctgtggtggatagtggagtgtttcccatgtggtattggtgtgctggatatcccttcactggtagcctggtaacatgcactcccaggtctttcactgcctctgtggtggatagtggagtgtttcccatgtggtattggtgtgctggatatcccttcactggtagcctggtaacatacactcccag GTccatggtggatagtggagtgcttcccatgtggtattggtgtgctggatatcccttcactggtagcctggttgaTGACTACCTAGCTGCCTGCTCTACCTTCAACAATCTATAG
- the LOC126988512 gene encoding uncharacterized protein LOC126988512 isoform X2 codes for MWYWCAGYPFTGSLVTYTPRSFSASVVDSGVFPMRYWCAGYPFTGSLVTYTPRSFSASVVDSGVFPMWYWCAGYPFTGSLVTYTPRSFSASVVDSGVFPMWYWCAGYPFTGSLVTYTPRSFSASVVNSGVFPMWYWCAGYPFTGSLVTYTPRSFSASVVDSGVFPMWYWCAGYPFTGSLVTCTPRSFTASMVDSGVFPMWYWCAGYPFTGSLVTHTPRSFTASVVDSGVFPMWYWCAGYPFTGSLVTCTPRSFSASVVDSGVFPMWYWCAGYPFTGSLVTYTPRSFTASVVDSGVFPMWYWCAGYPFTGSLVTCTPRSFTASVVDSGVFPMWYWCAGYPFTGSLVTYTPRSMVDSGVLPMWYWCAGYPFTGSLVDDYLAACSTFNNL; via the exons atgtggtattggtgtgctggatatcccttcactggtagcctggtaacatacactcccag gtctttctctgcctctgtggtggatagtggagtgtttcccatgaggtattggtgtgctggatatcccttcactggtagcctggtaacatacactcccaggtctttctctgcctctgtggtggatagtggagtgtttcccatgtggtattggtgtgctggatatcccttcactggtagcctggtaacatacactcccag gtctttctctgcctctgtggtggatagtggagtgtttcccatgtggtattggtgtgctggatatcccttcactggtagcctggtaacatacactcccaggtctttctctgcctctgtggtgaatagtggagtgtttcccatgtggtattggtgtgctggatatcccttcactggtagcctggtaacatacactcccag gtctttctctgcctctgtggtggatagtggagtgtttcccatgtggtattggtgtgctggatatcccttcactggtagcctggtaacatgcactcccaggtctttcactGCCTccatggtggatagtggagtgtttcccatgtggtattggtgtgctggatatcccttcactggtagcctggtaacacacactcccaggtctttcactgcctctgtggtggatagtggagtgtttcccatgtggtattggtgtgctggatatcccttcactggtagcctggtaacatgcactcccag gtctttctctgcctctgtggtggatagtggagtgtttcccatgtggtattggtgtgctggatatcccttcactggtagcctggtaacatacactcccaggtctttcactgcctctgtggtggatagtggagtgtttcccatgtggtattggtgtgctggatatcccttcactggtagcctggtaacatgcactcccaggtctttcactgcctctgtggtggatagtggagtgtttcccatgtggtattggtgtgctggatatcccttcactggtagcctggtaacatacactcccag GTccatggtggatagtggagtgcttcccatgtggtattggtgtgctggatatcccttcactggtagcctggttgaTGACTACCTAGCTGCCTGCTCTACCTTCAACAATCTATAG
- the LOC126988512 gene encoding uncharacterized protein LOC126988512 isoform X7 gives MWYWCAGYPFTGSLVTYTPRSFSASVVDSGVFPMWYWCAGHPFTGSLVTYTPRSFSASVVDSGVFPMWYWCAGYPFTGSLVTYTPRSFSASVVDSGVFPMWYWCAGYPFTGSLVTCTPRSFTASMVDSGVFPMWYWCAGYPFTGSLVTHTPRSFTASVVDSGVFPMWYWCAGYPFTGSLVTCTPRSFSASVVDSGVFPMWYWCAGYPFTGSLVTYTPRSFTASVVDSGVFPMWYWCAGYPFTGSLVTCTPRSFTASVVDSGVFPMWYWCAGYPFTGSLVTYTPRSMVDSGVLPMWYWCAGYPFTGSLVDDYLAACSTFNNL, from the exons atgtggtattggtgtgctggatatcccttcactggtagcctggtaacatacactcccaggtctttctctgcctctgtggtggatagtggagtgtttcccatgtggtattggtgtgctggacatcccttcactggtagcctggtaacatacactcccag gtctttctctgcctctgtggtggatagtggagtgtttcccatgtggtattggtgtgctggatatcccttcactggtagcctggtaacatacactcccag gtctttctctgcctctgtggtggatagtggagtgtttcccatgtggtattggtgtgctggatatcccttcactggtagcctggtaacatgcactcccaggtctttcactGCCTccatggtggatagtggagtgtttcccatgtggtattggtgtgctggatatcccttcactggtagcctggtaacacacactcccaggtctttcactgcctctgtggtggatagtggagtgtttcccatgtggtattggtgtgctggatatcccttcactggtagcctggtaacatgcactcccag gtctttctctgcctctgtggtggatagtggagtgtttcccatgtggtattggtgtgctggatatcccttcactggtagcctggtaacatacactcccaggtctttcactgcctctgtggtggatagtggagtgtttcccatgtggtattggtgtgctggatatcccttcactggtagcctggtaacatgcactcccaggtctttcactgcctctgtggtggatagtggagtgtttcccatgtggtattggtgtgctggatatcccttcactggtagcctggtaacatacactcccag GTccatggtggatagtggagtgcttcccatgtggtattggtgtgctggatatcccttcactggtagcctggttgaTGACTACCTAGCTGCCTGCTCTACCTTCAACAATCTATAG
- the LOC126988512 gene encoding uncharacterized protein LOC126988512 isoform X3, whose product MWYWCAGYPFTGSLVTYTPRSFSASVVDSGVFPMRYWCAGYPFTGSLVTYTPRSFSASVVDSGVFPMWYWCAGYPFTGSLVTYTPRSFSASVVDSGVFPMRYWCAGYPFTGSLVTYTPRSFSASVVDSGVFPMWYWCAGYPFTGSLVTCTPRSFTASMVDSGVFPMWYWCAGYPFTGSLVTHTPRSFTASVVDSGVFPMWYWCAGYPFTGSLVTCTPRSFSASVVDSGVFPMWYWCAGYPFTGSLVTYTPRSFTASVVDSGVFPMWYWCAGYPFTGSLVTCTPRSFTASVVDSGVFPMWYWCAGYPFTGSLVTYTPRSMVDSGVLPMWYWCAGYPFTGSLVDDYLAACSTFNNL is encoded by the exons atgtggtattggtgtgctggatatcccttcactggtagcctggtaacatacactcccag gtctttctctgcctctgtggtggatagtggagtgtttcccatgaggtattggtgtgctggatatcccttcactggtagcctggtaacatacactcccaggtctttctctgcctctgtggtggatagtggagtgtttcccatgtggtattggtgtgctggatatcccttcactggtagcctggtaacatacactcccaggtctttctctgcctctgtggtggatagtggagtgtttcccatgaggtattggtgtgctggatatcccttcactggtagcctggtaacatacactcccag gtctttctctgcctctgtggtggatagtggagtgtttcccatgtggtattggtgtgctggatatcccttcactggtagcctggtaacatgcactcccaggtctttcactGCCTccatggtggatagtggagtgtttcccatgtggtattggtgtgctggatatcccttcactggtagcctggtaacacacactcccaggtctttcactgcctctgtggtggatagtggagtgtttcccatgtggtattggtgtgctggatatcccttcactggtagcctggtaacatgcactcccag gtctttctctgcctctgtggtggatagtggagtgtttcccatgtggtattggtgtgctggatatcccttcactggtagcctggtaacatacactcccaggtctttcactgcctctgtggtggatagtggagtgtttcccatgtggtattggtgtgctggatatcccttcactggtagcctggtaacatgcactcccaggtctttcactgcctctgtggtggatagtggagtgtttcccatgtggtattggtgtgctggatatcccttcactggtagcctggtaacatacactcccag GTccatggtggatagtggagtgcttcccatgtggtattggtgtgctggatatcccttcactggtagcctggttgaTGACTACCTAGCTGCCTGCTCTACCTTCAACAATCTATAG
- the LOC126988512 gene encoding uncharacterized protein LOC126988512 isoform X6 has protein sequence MWYWCAGYPFTGSLVTYTPRSFSASVVDSGVFPMRYWCAGYPFTGSLVTYTPRSFSASVVDSGVFPMWYWCAGYPFTGSLVTYTPRSFSASVVDSGVFPMRYWCAGYPFTGSLVTYTPRSFSASVVDSGVFPMWYWCAGYPFTGSLVTYTPRSFTASVVDSAVFPMWYWCAGYPFTGSLVTCTPRSFSASVVDSGVFPMWYWCAGYPFTGSLVTYTPRSFTASVVDSGVFPMWYWCAGYPFTGSLVTCTPRSFTASVVDSGVFPMWYWCAGYPFTGSLVTYTPRSMVDSGVLPMWYWCAGYPFTGSLVDDYLAACSTFNNL, from the exons atgtggtattggtgtgctggatatcccttcactggtagcctggtaacatacactcccag gtctttctctgcctctgtggtggatagtggagtgtttcccatgaggtattggtgtgctggatatcccttcactggtagcctggtaacatacactcccaggtctttctctgcctctgtggtggatagtggagtgtttcccatgtggtattggtgtgctggatatcccttcactggtagcctggtaacatacactcccaggtctttctctgcctctgtggtggatagtggagtgtttcccatgaggtattggtgtgctggatatcccttcactggtagcctggtaacatacactcccag gtctttctctgcctctgtggtggatagtggagtgtttcccatgtggtattggtgtgctggatatcccttcactggtagcctggtaacatacactcccag gtctttcactgcctccgtggtggatagtgcagtgtttcccatgtggtattggtgtgctggatatcccttcactggtagcctggtaacatgcactCCCAG gtctttctctgcctctgtggtggatagtggagtgtttcccatgtggtattggtgtgctggatatcccttcactggtagcctggtaacatacactcccaggtctttcactgcctctgtggtggatagtggagtgtttcccatgtggtattggtgtgctggatatcccttcactggtagcctggtaacatgcactcccaggtctttcactgcctctgtggtggatagtggagtgtttcccatgtggtattggtgtgctggatatcccttcactggtagcctggtaacatacactcccag GTccatggtggatagtggagtgcttcccatgtggtattggtgtgctggatatcccttcactggtagcctggttgaTGACTACCTAGCTGCCTGCTCTACCTTCAACAATCTATAG
- the LOC126988512 gene encoding uncharacterized protein LOC126988512 isoform X5, giving the protein MWYWCAGYPFTGSLVTYTPRSFSASVVDSGVFPMRYWCAGYPFTGSLVTYTPRSFSASVVDSGVFPMWYWCAGYPFTGSLVTYTPRSFSASVVDSGVFPMRYWCAGYPFTGSLVTYTPRSFSASVVDSGVFPMWYWCAGYPFTGSLVTYTPRSFTASVVDSGVFPMWYWCAGYPFTGSLVTCTPRSFSASVVDSGVFPMWYWCAGYPFTGSLVTYTPRSFTASVVDSGVFPMWYWCAGYPFTGSLVTCTPRSFTASVVDSGVFPMWYWCAGYPFTGSLVTYTPRSMVDSGVLPMWYWCAGYPFTGSLVDDYLAACSTFNNL; this is encoded by the exons atgtggtattggtgtgctggatatcccttcactggtagcctggtaacatacactcccag gtctttctctgcctctgtggtggatagtggagtgtttcccatgaggtattggtgtgctggatatcccttcactggtagcctggtaacatacactcccaggtctttctctgcctctgtggtggatagtggagtgtttcccatgtggtattggtgtgctggatatcccttcactggtagcctggtaacatacactcccaggtctttctctgcctctgtggtggatagtggagtgtttcccatgaggtattggtgtgctggatatcccttcactggtagcctggtaacatacactcccag gtctttctctgcctctgtggtggatagtggagtgtttcccatgtggtattggtgtgctggatatcccttcactggtagcctggtaacatacactcccag gtctttcactgcctctgtggtggatagtggagtgtttcccatgtggtattggtgtgctggatatcccttcactggtagcctggtaacatgcactcccag gtctttctctgcctctgtggtggatagtggagtgtttcccatgtggtattggtgtgctggatatcccttcactggtagcctggtaacatacactcccaggtctttcactgcctctgtggtggatagtggagtgtttcccatgtggtattggtgtgctggatatcccttcactggtagcctggtaacatgcactcccaggtctttcactgcctctgtggtggatagtggagtgtttcccatgtggtattggtgtgctggatatcccttcactggtagcctggtaacatacactcccag GTccatggtggatagtggagtgcttcccatgtggtattggtgtgctggatatcccttcactggtagcctggttgaTGACTACCTAGCTGCCTGCTCTACCTTCAACAATCTATAG
- the LOC126988512 gene encoding uncharacterized protein LOC126988512 isoform X4, producing MWYWCAGYPFTGSLVTYTPRSFSASVVDSGVFPMRYWCAGYPFTGSLVTYTPRSFSASVVDSGVFPMWYWCAGYPFTGSLVTYTPRSFSASVVDSGVFPMRYWCAGYPFTGSLVTYTPRSFSASVVDSGVFPMWYWCAGYPFTGSLVTYTPRSFTASVVDSGVFPMWYWCAGYPFTGSLVTCTPRSFTASVVDSAVFPMWYWCAGYPFTGSLVTCTPRSFSASVVDSGVFPMWYWCAGYPFTGSLVTYTPRSFTASVVDSGVFPMWYWCAGYPFTGSLVTCTPRSFTASVVDSGVFPMWYWCAGYPFTGSLVTYTPRSMVDSGVLPMWYWCAGYPFTGSLVDDYLAACSTFNNL from the exons atgtggtattggtgtgctggatatcccttcactggtagcctggtaacatacactcccag gtctttctctgcctctgtggtggatagtggagtgtttcccatgaggtattggtgtgctggatatcccttcactggtagcctggtaacatacactcccaggtctttctctgcctctgtggtggatagtggagtgtttcccatgtggtattggtgtgctggatatcccttcactggtagcctggtaacatacactcccaggtctttctctgcctctgtggtggatagtggagtgtttcccatgaggtattggtgtgctggatatcccttcactggtagcctggtaacatacactcccag gtctttctctgcctctgtggtggatagtggagtgtttcccatgtggtattggtgtgctggatatcccttcactggtagcctggtaacatacactcccag gtctttcactgcctctgtggtggatagtggagtgtttcccatgtggtattggtgtgctggatatcccttcactggtagcctggtaacatgcactcccaggtctttcactgcctccgtggtggatagtgcagtgtttcccatgtggtattggtgtgctggatatcccttcactggtagcctggtaacatgcactCCCAG gtctttctctgcctctgtggtggatagtggagtgtttcccatgtggtattggtgtgctggatatcccttcactggtagcctggtaacatacactcccaggtctttcactgcctctgtggtggatagtggagtgtttcccatgtggtattggtgtgctggatatcccttcactggtagcctggtaacatgcactcccaggtctttcactgcctctgtggtggatagtggagtgtttcccatgtggtattggtgtgctggatatcccttcactggtagcctggtaacatacactcccag GTccatggtggatagtggagtgcttcccatgtggtattggtgtgctggatatcccttcactggtagcctggttgaTGACTACCTAGCTGCCTGCTCTACCTTCAACAATCTATAG
- the LOC126988512 gene encoding uncharacterized protein LOC126988512 isoform X1, whose amino-acid sequence MWYWCAGYPFTGSLVTYTPRSFSASVVDSGVFPMRYWCAGYPFTGSLVTYTPRSFSASVVDSGVFPMWYWCAGYPFTGSLVTYTPRSFSASVVDSGVFPMRYWCAGYPFTGSLVTYTPRSFSASVVDSGVFPMWYWCAGYPFTGSLVTYTPRSFSASVVDSGVFPMWYWCAGYPFTGSLVTCTPRSFTASMVDSGVFPMWYWCAGYPFTGSLVTHTPRSFTASVVDSGVFPMWYWCAGYPFTGSLVTCTPRSFSASVVDSGVFPMWYWCAGYPFTGSLVTYTPRSFTASVVDSGVFPMWYWCAGYPFTGSLVTCTPRSFTASVVDSGVFPMWYWCAGYPFTGSLVTYTPRSMVDSGVLPMWYWCAGYPFTGSLVDDYLAACSTFNNL is encoded by the exons atgtggtattggtgtgctggatatcccttcactggtagcctggtaacatacactcccag gtctttctctgcctctgtggtggatagtggagtgtttcccatgaggtattggtgtgctggatatcccttcactggtagcctggtaacatacactcccaggtctttctctgcctctgtggtggatagtggagtgtttcccatgtggtattggtgtgctggatatcccttcactggtagcctggtaacatacactcccaggtctttctctgcctctgtggtggatagtggagtgtttcccatgaggtattggtgtgctggatatcccttcactggtagcctggtaacatacactcccag gtctttctctgcctctgtggtggatagtggagtgtttcccatgtggtattggtgtgctggatatcccttcactggtagcctggtaacatacactcccag gtctttctctgcctctgtggtggatagtggagtgtttcccatgtggtattggtgtgctggatatcccttcactggtagcctggtaacatgcactcccaggtctttcactGCCTccatggtggatagtggagtgtttcccatgtggtattggtgtgctggatatcccttcactggtagcctggtaacacacactcccaggtctttcactgcctctgtggtggatagtggagtgtttcccatgtggtattggtgtgctggatatcccttcactggtagcctggtaacatgcactcccag gtctttctctgcctctgtggtggatagtggagtgtttcccatgtggtattggtgtgctggatatcccttcactggtagcctggtaacatacactcccaggtctttcactgcctctgtggtggatagtggagtgtttcccatgtggtattggtgtgctggatatcccttcactggtagcctggtaacatgcactcccaggtctttcactgcctctgtggtggatagtggagtgtttcccatgtggtattggtgtgctggatatcccttcactggtagcctggtaacatacactcccag GTccatggtggatagtggagtgcttcccatgtggtattggtgtgctggatatcccttcactggtagcctggttgaTGACTACCTAGCTGCCTGCTCTACCTTCAACAATCTATAG
- the LOC126988515 gene encoding gastrula zinc finger protein XlCGF57.1-like — protein sequence MSDQVEEVDPLEMVIATTSLLEPDEPDEPDEADEADEADEADEASHECHECGKRFTKKSNLNKHIRRHTEEKNHECEVCGKKFTMKETLNRHAAIHSGEKSHVCEVCGRRFTERATLNKHFLIHTGEKNHECHFCGRRFRLKNLLNRHMLKHTAEGGFECEVCGKGYSQKSTLNRHALTHGEKTQECDVCGKKFTDKAALTTHVRTHTGEKNHECEICGKRFTQRGTLRGHMQKHTGEKNHECEICGKTFMLKGYLNSHLKRHTREGKVECEVCGKIFTGRNVLKIHVLTHAGEKNHKCEICGKTFMLKGYLSTHMKGHTREGKFDCELCGKIFTQKRLLQKHTRRHTSKKKHECEVCGKRFSQKRSLTKHSLLHVSNDDFKCEVCGEGFAEKIALDEHILEHNEEEEEEEEDLTPCETKPTPTKEKHPKISVKSLARKKSTQPSICDGPNFSHDINLPKIDDA from the coding sequence ATGAGTGACCAGGTTGAGGAGGTAGACCCCTTGGAAATGGTAATCGCAACGACTTCGCTCTTAGAACCTGATGAACCTGATGAACCTGATGAAGCTGATGAAGCTGATGAAGCTGATGAAGCTGATGAAGCAAGCCACGAGTGTCATGAGTGTGGCAAACGGTTCACCAaaaagagtaacctcaacaaacACATCCGCAGACACACTGAGGAGAagaaccatgagtgtgaagtttgtggcaAGAAATTCACCATGAAGGAGACACTCAACAGACATGCCGCCATACACTCCGGGGAGAAGAGTCATGTGTGCGAGGTGTGCGGCAGGAGGTTCACGGAAAGGGCCACCCTCAACAAGCACTTCCTCATACACACCGGGGAGAAGAACCACGAGTGTCACTTCTGCGGCAGAAGGTTTAGACTGAAGAACTTGCTCAACAGACACATGCTCAAACACACCGCGGAAGGTGGTTTTGAGTGTGAGGTTTGCGGGAAGGGATATTCCCAGAAGAGCACGCTGAACAGACACGCTCTTACCCACGGGGAAAAGACCCAAGAGTGTGACGTTTGCGGGAAGAAGTTCACGGATAAGGCCGCCCTCACTACACACGTCCGCACACACACTGGGGAGAAGAATCATGAGTGTGAGATTTGTGGGAAGCGATTCACACAGCGCGGCACTCTCCGAGGTCACATGCAGAAGCACACTGGCGAgaaaaaccatgagtgtgaaatATGCGGGAAAACATTCATGCTCAAAGGCTATCTGAACTCACACCTCAAACGTCACACTAGGGAAGGGAAAGTCGAGTGTGAAGTGTGCGGAAAAATCTTCACCGGGAGAAACGTCCTCAAAATCCACGTACTTACACACGCCGGGGAGAAGAACCACAAGTGTGAAATATGCGGGAAAACGTTCATGCTCAAAGGCTATCTCAGCACACACATGAAAGGTCACACTAGGGAAGGGAAATTCGATTGTGAACTATGCGGAAAAATCTTCACACAGAAACGCCTCCTCCAAAAACACACACGAAGACACACCAGCAAGAAAAaacatgaatgtgaagtttgcgGGAAACGGTTCTCTCAGAAACGCTCCCTCACGAAACATAGCCTCCTGCATGTTAGTAATGATGACTTTaagtgtgaagtgtgtggggAGGGATTTGCCGAGAAGATCGCTTTAGACGAACACATCCTGGaacacaatgaggaggaggaggaggaggaggaggacttgacaCCGTGTGAGACCAAGCCGACACCCACCAAGGAGAAGCATCCTAAGATCAGCGTTAAAAGTCTTGCCAGGAAAAAATCAACTCAACCCAGTatctgcgacgggccaaatttctcccatgatataaacctcccaaaaatagatgatgcataa